Part of the Rhodothermia bacterium genome is shown below.
GGGCCGGGACTTACGGAAGCCCCAAAAAAACAAGGAGTTGGCCTGCAAAATACCCAAAATCGCCTACGTGAACTCTATGGTCCAAGTGGGTATGTCACCTTTGGTCGGTCGGACTTGGGCGGGCTTTTGGTGACCATAGACATGCCTTATCTGCAAAATCCCTTGCTTCCTCAACATTTATCCTAATCTTTTGGGCTGGCTTATGACCCGTATTGTTATCGCAGATGACGAATCCTTGGCGCGTGACACCATCCGCCTCCTACTCAGCGAACGGCAAGACATGGAAGTGGTTGCCGAAACCGATAGCGGCGCCACCACAATTGCAGCCATTAAAGCACAAAAACCAGACATCGTGTTTCTGGATATCCAAATGCCAGACGGGGACGGCTTTTCTGTTTTGGAGGCATTGACGCCGGAAGAATTGCCCGTGGTGATCTTCGTAACGGCATACGACCAGTATGCGGTAAAGGCGTTTGACTTCCACGCCTTAGACTATTTGTTAAAGCCATACGATGATGATCGGTTCTTTAAAGCGTTGGATCGCGCTTGTCTCCACCTTAAATCCCGTGAAAACGAAAATCTTTCGGATAAGATAACGGCCTTGCTGACGGCGCGCCAAGAAGAACTCAAGCCTAAGTTCCCAGATCGGTTCTCGGTGCGCAACCGTAACATGATCGAGTTTATTCCAGTGAATGATATAGACTGGATTGAGGCCGCCGGAGACTATGTGGTTTTGCATGTTGGGAATAGAAGCCATTTGCTTCGGGAAACGATGGAGCGCATGACGACACTCTTAGACCCCCTGAAGTTTATACGGGTACACCGCTCCAGTATTTTGGCCATCGAAAAAGTGAAAGCCATACAGCCACACTTTAACGGAGCCTACATTGCCGTTCTGGCAAACAATAAAAAAATTACCATCAGCCGCCGATATTGGGGGCACGTTGAACCCGTCTTAAACCGGAAATCTTAAATGGCACGTTACCTTGTTTTTGGTGCAAGTGGAGGAATCGGCCAAGCTGTAGTCCAGCGATTAAACCAACCGCACAACCAACTTGCCCTCGTTGCAAGGAGTACAGCAAAGTTGAACGCACTCCACGTAGGAACCAATGCACATCTTTTCTCGGCTGATGCGACGCAACCAGAAGAGGTAAACAAGGTTGTGCAAGAAGCCATTACACAAATGGGAGGCTTAGATGGTGTGGTTAATTGTATTGGCTCGCTTCTCCTAAAGCCTGCACACCTCACCACACCAGAAGACTGGTACCTAACCTTGCGACAGAACTTAGACACCTCGTTTTTTATCCTCAAAACAGCCACAAGAATCATGCTCCGGCAAGGTGGATCGGTTGTATTGGTTTCTTCTGCGGTTTCGCAATACGGGCTACAAAATCACGAAGCCATTGCGGCGGCAAAATCGGGGATTAATGGCTTGGTGCGTGCTGCGGCGGCCACATATGCCAAACGTGGGGTTCGGGTGAATGCGGTGGCGCCGGGCTTGGTGCGGACGCCCATGACACAACACCTTACGGCAACGGAAACCGCCGAGAAAAGCAGTGCAGTACTCCATGCCTTGGGGAGAATTGGTGAACCGGACGACGTGGCCAAGGCCATCGTTTTTTTATTAGACAACGACCAAAGTGGTTGGATTACGGGGCAAGTATTGGGGGTAGATGGTGGCCTGTCTGTTGTTCGATCTACTTTTTAAGCGATGGGATGCAAAAGGGCTGGGCTTTATCGTTACAGAAGTATTGGTGAATGGAATATGTTGCGATGCTGTATTGGCGCAATTCAATTAATAGGCAAAGATTAACCCTTAATTTTAATTGAGGACGTATGCTGCTTAACACTGCTCATTAAGTCGGAGACCTCAAGCACGTAAAACACTTCTTGACGCCATCCTTCAAGGCACCGTGTAAGCAGGCAAAAAACGGAGGGCTTTAGCCCTGAACGATCACACAACGTGTATGCCGTGCGTTGGAAAGGAATTTCTATAAAACTTTCACCCCTACTGGGTTTTGTAGTGCGTTAATAAAGGGAGTAAACTTTTGAAAAAAATAACTTACGTAATTTCGTAAGTTCCTCCATCATCCTCGTTAGGTAGGACATCAGAAGTGTAGGCGACCGTTACAGGCAGTATAATACCGCAACACCCTTTCCAAATAGGTCTTACAAGAAACAACAATACCAACTAAAGTTAAAATACTCGACCGGAGCGAAATGGTTGCAGAAAAGACAAAACCAAAAGGCCGGAAACTCTTTGGAAGTCCCGGCCTTTTGTATCTTGAGCCATGAAAAGTCGTTTTGTTATCGGTAATATACGAAGATAGGATATGGGATGCAAGCCCTTTTTTTAACGCCTACATAAAAAACAAGATTAGTAATTGCGCGGCCATGATCCGCAAAAAAGTAGTAAACGGATATACAGCGGCATAAGTCACCGCAGGCGCATCGGTTCCTGTGGTCTCATTTGCGAAAGAGAGCGCCGGCGGATCGGTAGAAGCACCCGCAAGCAAACCACACAACTCCATAAAATTTAGTCGGAACACAAACCGTGCAATTGGAGCTACCACCAAGAGCGGAACCAAAGTGATGAACGCACCCAATAACAACCAAAAAAGCCCATTCCCACTGATGAGCGTTTCGGCAAACCCCGGCCCCGCAGATAGTCCTACACTGGCCAAAAACAATACAATGCCCAATTCCCGCAGCATAAGGTTTGCACTTGGTTTGACAAACGTATTCACCGCAAAAAGCCCCCCATAGCGGCTAATCAGAATAGCGACCACCAAGGGACCGCCTGCCAGCCCCAATTTTACGGGAACAGGTACACCGGGGATGTTAAAGGGAAGACTTCCGAGCAAAACACCGGCTGCAATGCCCAAAAACAACGAAGCCACATTGGGGGTACGTAACCTTTTTGGCGAATTGCCAAACTCCTGTGCAAGTGCATCTATGTGTACCACATCTCCGATGACCGTAACGGTGTCCCCGAATTGTAGGTGCGTGCGACCGTCAGGGATAAACTCAATGCCCGAACGATAAACGCGGGTAATCGTGACATTAAACCGATGAACCACATCCAACTCGGCCAAGGTCTTGGTATAGGCTTCTTTGCGGGTAATGTTGATTCTACGAGAAACCAAGTCTTGTTGTGGTGTTTGGGAAAGATCCATCTTACTGTCCTCCCCAACCACCATCCGGAGCCGGTCAAAGTCTGCACGTTGGGCAACAATCAAAACCACATCGTTTTCGTGGAGGAGGGTATCGGCCATTGCGGGTGAGATTTTCCCGTCTTGGTAAATCCGAGAAACCACCAAATTGGTTTTGAG
Proteins encoded:
- a CDS encoding response regulator transcription factor, whose product is MTRIVIADDESLARDTIRLLLSERQDMEVVAETDSGATTIAAIKAQKPDIVFLDIQMPDGDGFSVLEALTPEELPVVIFVTAYDQYAVKAFDFHALDYLLKPYDDDRFFKALDRACLHLKSRENENLSDKITALLTARQEELKPKFPDRFSVRNRNMIEFIPVNDIDWIEAAGDYVVLHVGNRSHLLRETMERMTTLLDPLKFIRVHRSSILAIEKVKAIQPHFNGAYIAVLANNKKITISRRYWGHVEPVLNRKS
- a CDS encoding putative transporter; translation: MSWLFDLLSDKNAVAYTLLVYSLVIAVGVGLGKIRLWGISFGIACVLFVGLGFSYVGFEVNHEALHFAKELGLILFVYTIGLQVGPGFFASLRREGLKLNGLAALIVVVGVLVVIVLHYTTQLPMATLVGIMSGAVTNTPGLGAAQQTLADLAMQHPELANAPIAAGYALAYPFGVLGIVLTMLILKRVLHVNIPAEARLHHKKQGAINPAPSTITLTVKNPMVFGRPVKAIHDILKTNLVVSRIYQDGKISPAMADTLLHENDVVLIVAQRADFDRLRMVVGEDSKMDLSQTPQQDLVSRRINITRKEAYTKTLAELDVVHRFNVTITRVYRSGIEFIPDGRTHLQFGDTVTVIGDVVHIDALAQEFGNSPKRLRTPNVASLFLGIAAGVLLGSLPFNIPGVPVPVKLGLAGGPLVVAILISRYGGLFAVNTFVKPSANLMLRELGIVLFLASVGLSAGPGFAETLISGNGLFWLLLGAFITLVPLLVVAPIARFVFRLNFMELCGLLAGASTDPPALSFANETTGTDAPAVTYAAVYPFTTFLRIMAAQLLILFFM
- a CDS encoding SDR family oxidoreductase, producing the protein MARYLVFGASGGIGQAVVQRLNQPHNQLALVARSTAKLNALHVGTNAHLFSADATQPEEVNKVVQEAITQMGGLDGVVNCIGSLLLKPAHLTTPEDWYLTLRQNLDTSFFILKTATRIMLRQGGSVVLVSSAVSQYGLQNHEAIAAAKSGINGLVRAAAATYAKRGVRVNAVAPGLVRTPMTQHLTATETAEKSSAVLHALGRIGEPDDVAKAIVFLLDNDQSGWITGQVLGVDGGLSVVRSTF